From a region of the Latilactobacillus sakei genome:
- the aroD gene encoding type I 3-dehydroquinate dehydratase produces MHLEFTTGQPQTAVSLMPRHLDDCLRELTLINQKKDAIDILEWRLDYWQDPNQLLTAAEKIAALDLPLILTVRTTNDGGLASAEDYLTYYAPLIKAHIGHAIDLEWSLAAEQRHQLAELAHQQHYQVLLSHHDTAQTPDNDTLRTQLLTMQADPDADLLKLATTAQSPADTTRLLAATQSFTHQFDKPLMTMAMSEFGVASRIFGGQFGSVISFGYLETPSAPGQLPIEQLKGLLTTNQA; encoded by the coding sequence ATGCACCTCGAGTTTACTACTGGGCAGCCTCAAACGGCCGTTTCGCTTATGCCACGCCATTTAGATGACTGCCTGCGCGAATTAACCCTTATCAACCAGAAAAAAGACGCCATCGATATTCTCGAATGGCGCCTTGATTATTGGCAAGATCCTAACCAACTATTGACAGCTGCTGAAAAAATTGCCGCGCTTGATTTACCCCTAATTTTAACGGTTAGAACTACTAATGATGGTGGCTTAGCATCAGCTGAAGATTACCTCACCTATTATGCCCCCTTGATCAAAGCGCATATTGGTCACGCAATTGATTTAGAGTGGTCACTAGCAGCTGAGCAACGCCATCAATTAGCCGAATTAGCGCATCAACAGCATTATCAAGTGCTTTTAAGTCATCATGACACCGCCCAAACACCGGATAATGACACCTTACGCACGCAACTCTTGACCATGCAAGCCGATCCGGATGCAGACCTCTTGAAACTAGCAACGACGGCCCAATCACCAGCAGATACAACCCGCTTGTTAGCAGCTACCCAAAGTTTTACACACCAATTCGATAAACCATTGATGACAATGGCAATGTCTGAATTTGGTGTCGCCTCGCGAATCTTTGGTGGCCAATTTGGTTCAGTAATCAGCTTTGGGTATCTCGAAACCCCTAGCGCGCCTGGTCAACTGCCAATCGAGCAACTGAAAGGCTTACTGACCACCAATCAAGCTTAA